The Papaver somniferum cultivar HN1 chromosome 3, ASM357369v1, whole genome shotgun sequence genome includes a region encoding these proteins:
- the LOC113357512 gene encoding protein ALWAYS EARLY 3-like isoform X4 — MATRKSRSINNKRFGKLNEESPDKDGGSGGNKSRQRKRKLTDMLGPQWSKEELKRFYEAYRKYEKDWKKVAGVVRNRSTEMVEALYHMNRAYLSLPEGTASVAGLIAMMTDHYCILDGSESDRESDDAPGVSQKLAKRARGKYHVNGSRGTDADVPDLLKFPPLSSNNGCFSVKKKRTNGGRRAVGKRTPRYPVSHEREKFVTPNKRGLKSDLDAHDEEVAHGAALTLAEALQRGGSPQVSHTPKRRSEHLRPSSSRKSERRRQLDWDKSSTKHRGITDENYLEDSLGSREAENGDFYRNSSYMMDARGVGTVGVQKKGKKSLGRKPKDIENCHRDEDREACSGTEEGLNLSYVKEQAEDEVTDSRYVRPRKKNKELKEDEKQALDGLTFLANMSLELEPAAVDESESSVQFKEERGRGSRGNVDNFSRHETFSTIRQRDKSNFSGVKEKSLREVETTIKGQKLKRKHFAAKMQSPTNESHSDLLPDERQQIEALEENVKKSTMKAKRVAAAAVISKQGKSFRPPELTSSSTDLVRPGTDAALSTEQVPTPNQVFLPTKHESRRKMNLQKSLIRRVSNFSEDMGSKQPGKHTSQDGTLDIKEKLSRCLSSPMLRRWCAFEWFYSAIDYPWFAKKEFVEYLNHVGLGHVPRLTRVEWGVIRSSLGKPRRLSQQFLREEKEKLEQYRESVRTHYTELRNGTRDGLPTDLARPLSVGQRVIACHPRTREFHDGSVLTVDRNRCRIQFDRPELGVEFVMDIDCMPLNAFENMPEALRRQNIAAGRLSENLSDPKLNNQSKDRTTGGYKSIAPSAKLETADVSSQLTSPIYPMNTLIKKAEGDTISDIAEAKAAANELKAAYIQPCTLAQIQAREADIRALSELSRALEKKEALVSELSRMNDEVQENQINGDNSLKDHDPFKKQYATVLIQLKEANDQVSSALIYLRKRNTYQGNSPPWQTSKPGSGVPVGPFNSIDASAFLPQEAASHVVGILESSRVKAQTMVDVAVQALLSCKDGEDAFGSIGDALDSASTHQNGTEVRSFTSTDLINGGSFHYQDAATNSHISKPVMAVYSNGTKQNNSTFDANEVQIPKDLISSCLATLLMVQTCTERQYPPAEVAQILDSAFTSLHPCCSQNLPIYQEIRLCMGLVKNQILALIPT; from the exons ATGGCGACAAGGAAATCCCGAAGTATAAACAATAAACGGTTTGGTAAGCTTAATGAGGAGTCTCCGGATAAAGATGGAGGCAGTGGAGGGAACAAAAGTAGACAAAGG AAGAGGAAACTAACTGACATGTTAGGACCCCAGTGGAGCAAGGAAGAGCTTAAACGCTTCTATGAAGCATATCGGAAGTATGAGAAAGACTGGAAAAAG GTAGCTGGTGTGGTGCGTAACAGATCCACGGAAATGGTGGAGGCTCTGTACCATATGAACAGG GCGTACTTGTCTCTTCCAGAGGGGACGGCATCAGTAGCTGGGCTAATAGCAATGATGACTGACCATTACTGCATTCTG GATGGGAGTGAAAGTGACCGAGAAAGTGATGATGCCCCAGGGGTATCTCAAAAGCTGGCAAAGCGTGCTCGCGGAAAATATCATGTTAATGGCTCAAGAGGAACGGATGCGGACGTTCCTGATTTGCTGAAGTTTCCACcactttcttcaaacaatgggtGTTTTTCTGTGAAGAAGAAGCGCACTAATG GCGGTCGACGTGCTGTTGGGAAAAGAACACCTCGCTATCCTGTTTCTCATGAACGCGAAAAGTTTGTTACACCCAATAAACGGGGTCTAAAGTCGGATTTAGATGCGCATGATGAAGAAGTTGCCCATGGGGCAGCATTAACACTGGCAGAGGCTTTGCAAAGAGGGGGTTCTCCTCAAGTTTCTCATACACCTAAGAGAAGATCTGAACACCTTAGACCCTCGTCTTCTCGGAAAAGTGAACGGAGGAGG CAACTTGATTGGGACAAGAGTAGCACTAAGCATCGCGGTATAACTGATGAGAACTATTTAGAGGATAGCTTAGGGAGCAGGGAAGCTGAAAATGGAGATTTTTACCGAAATTCTAGCTACATGATGGATGCCAGGGGTGTTGGTACAGTGGGTGTTcaaaaaaagggaaagaaatcTCTTGGCAGAAAACCAAAGGATATTGAAAACTGCCATCGTGATGAAGATAGGGAAGCATGTAGTGGCACAGAAGAAGGGCTTAATTTGAGTTATGTCAAAGAACAGGCTGAAGATGAGGTTACAGATTCAAGATATGTACGACctagaaagaaaaacaaagagttAAAAGAAGATG AAAAGCAAGCACTAGATGGTCTAACCTTCTTGGCTAATATGTCTCTGGAGCTTGAGCCAGCAGCTGTGGATGAATCTG AGTCATCAGTGCAGTTCAAGGAAGAAAGGGGAAGGGGAAGTCGTGGTAATGTTGATAACTTTAGCAGACATGAAACCTTTTCGACAATTCGTCAAAGGGATAAATCAAATTTCTCAGGGGTTAAAGAGAAGTCTCTACGTGAGGTTGAG ACTACCATCAAAGGACAAAAACTAAAACGCAAACATTTTGCAGCAAAA ATGCAGAGTCCAACAAATGAAAGTCATAGCGACTTGCTTCCAGATGAACGCCAACAAATCGAG GCCCTCGAAGAAAATGTAAAGAAATCTACTATGAAAGCTAAACgtgttgctgcagctgctgttatTTCTAAACAAGGGAAATCATTCAGACCTCCTGAACTTACTTCTTCAAGTACTGATCTAGTTAGACCAGGGACTGATGCAGCTTTATCAACTGAACAAGTTCCCACTCCAAACCAGGTTTTCCTACCAACTAAGCATGAAAGTAGACGTAAGATGAATCTACAGAAGTCATTGATCCGCAGGGTATCCAACTTTTCTGAGGATATGGGTAGTAAGCAACCTGGTAAACATACTTCTCAAGATGGCACACTCGATATTAAG GAAAAGCTTTCTCGTTGCCTGTCATCTCCGATGTTACGTAGATGGTGTGCTTTTGAATGGTTTTACAGTGCTATTGACTACCCTTGGTTTGCTAAAAAGGAGTTTGTAGAGTACCTAAATCATGTGGGATTGGGCCATGTTCCAAGGTTAACTCGAGTTGAGTGGGGTGTAATAAGGAG CTCACTTGGCAAGCCTCGAAGGTTATCACAACAATTCTTACGTGAAGAAAAGGAGAAACTTGAGCAGTACCGAGAATCTGTTAGAACACATTATACCGAATTGCGTAATGGTACAAGGGATGGACTTCCTACAGATTTGGCCCGACCTTTGTCAGTTGGACAGCGTGTTATTGCATGTCATCCCAGGACAAGAGAATTTCATGATGGAAGTGTATTAACAGTCGATCGTAATAGGTGTCGAATTCAGTTTGACCGGCCTGAGTTAGGAGTTGAGTTTGTTATG GATATTGACTGCATGCCTCTAAATGCATTTGAAAATATGCCTGAGGCACTTAGAAGGCAGAATATTGCTGCTGGTAGATTGTCTGAGAACTTAAGTGATCCTAAGTTGAATAATCAATCCAAAGATAGGACAACTGGAGGTTACAAGAGCATTGCCCCAAGTGCGAAGCTGGAGACAGCAGACGTTTCATCCCAATTAACGTCACCAATTTATCCTATGAACACTTTGATAAAGAAAGCAGAG GGAGATACGATCAGTGACATTGCTGAAGCTAAAGCTGCAGCAAATGAACTGAAGGCTGCATATATTCAACCATGTACTCTGGCTCAGATACAAGCAAGGGAAGCTGATATCCGAGCTCTTTCAGAGTTGAGTCGGGCTCTGGAGAAAAAG GAAGCATTGGTGTCGGAGCTTAGTCGTATGAACGACGAAGTACAGGAAAATCAAATAAATGGAGACAACTCTCTGAAGGATCACGATCCTTTTAAAAAACAATATGCCACGGTACTCATACAGCTCAAGGAAGCCAATGATCAG GTTTCCTCTGCTCTTATATATTTGAGAAAACGCAACACCTACCAAGGAAACTCCCCACCTTGGCAAACGTCAAAGCCAGGTTCAGGTGTGCCTGTTGGGCCATTCAATTCTATTGATGCCTCAGCTTTTCTCCCTCAAGAAGCAGCATCGCACGTGGTTGGAATTCTGGAAAGCTCGAGAGTGAAAGCGCAAACAATGGTAGACGTAGCTGTGCAG GCACTATTATCTTGTAAAGACGGAGAAGATGCTTTTGGAAGCATTGGAGACGCTTTAGATTCTGCAAGTACTCATCAGAATGGAACAGAAGTGAGATCCTTCACTTCAACAGATCTGATAAATGGTGGCAGTTTTCATTATCAAGATGCTGCTACAAATTCTCACATATCAAAGCCAGTAATGGCAGTTTATTCAAATGGTACGAAGCAGAACAACTCTACATTTGATGCCAATGAAGTACAAATCCCGAAGGACCTTATTTCCTCTTGCCTGGCCACTTTACTCATGGTTCAG ACATGTACGGAGAGACAATATCCACCAGCTGAAGTGGCTCAGATTCTAGACTCCGCCTTTACAAGTTTGCATCCTTGTTGTTCTCAAAACCTTCCGATTTATCAAGAGATTCGGTTGTGCATGGGTCTAGTCAAGAACCAAATATTGGCGCTTATACCAACCTAG
- the LOC113357512 gene encoding protein ALWAYS EARLY 3-like isoform X1: MATRKSRSINNKRFGKLNEESPDKDGGSGGNKSRQRKRKLTDMLGPQWSKEELKRFYEAYRKYEKDWKKVAGVVRNRSTEMVEALYHMNRAYLSLPEGTASVAGLIAMMTDHYCILDGSESDRESDDAPGVSQKLAKRARGKYHVNGSRGTDADVPDLLKFPPLSSNNGCFSVKKKRTNGGRRAVGKRTPRYPVSHEREKFVTPNKRGLKSDLDAHDEEVAHGAALTLAEALQRGGSPQVSHTPKRRSEHLRPSSSRKSERRRQLDWDKSSTKHRGITDENYLEDSLGSREAENGDFYRNSSYMMDARGVGTVGVQKKGKKSLGRKPKDIENCHRDEDREACSGTEEGLNLSYVKEQAEDEVTDSRYVRPRKKNKELKEDEKQALDGLTFLANMSLELEPAAVDESESSVQFKEERGRGSRGNVDNFSRHETFSTIRQRDKSNFSGVKEKSLREVEVTTLRSARSIKGSSFDVNSLTEEKKPPSQTTIKGQKLKRKHFAAKMQSPTNESHSDLLPDERQQIEALEENVKKSTMKAKRVAAAAVISKQGKSFRPPELTSSSTDLVRPGTDAALSTEQVPTPNQVFLPTKHESRRKMNLQKSLIRRVSNFSEDMGSKQPGKHTSQDGTLDIKEKLSRCLSSPMLRRWCAFEWFYSAIDYPWFAKKEFVEYLNHVGLGHVPRLTRVEWGVIRSSLGKPRRLSQQFLREEKEKLEQYRESVRTHYTELRNGTRDGLPTDLARPLSVGQRVIACHPRTREFHDGSVLTVDRNRCRIQFDRPELGVEFVMDIDCMPLNAFENMPEALRRQNIAAGRLSENLSDPKLNNQSKDRTTGGYKSIAPSAKLETADVSSQLTSPIYPMNTLIKKAEGDTISDIAEAKAAANELKAAYIQPCTLAQIQAREADIRALSELSRALEKKEALVSELSRMNDEVQENQINGDNSLKDHDPFKKQYATVLIQLKEANDQVSSALIYLRKRNTYQGNSPPWQTSKPGSGVPVGPFNSIDASAFLPQEAASHVVGILESSRVKAQTMVDVAVQALLSCKDGEDAFGSIGDALDSASTHQNGTEVRSFTSTDLINGGSFHYQDAATNSHISKPVMAVYSNGTKQNNSTFDANEVQIPKDLISSCLATLLMVQTCTERQYPPAEVAQILDSAFTSLHPCCSQNLPIYQEIRLCMGLVKNQILALIPT, translated from the exons ATGGCGACAAGGAAATCCCGAAGTATAAACAATAAACGGTTTGGTAAGCTTAATGAGGAGTCTCCGGATAAAGATGGAGGCAGTGGAGGGAACAAAAGTAGACAAAGG AAGAGGAAACTAACTGACATGTTAGGACCCCAGTGGAGCAAGGAAGAGCTTAAACGCTTCTATGAAGCATATCGGAAGTATGAGAAAGACTGGAAAAAG GTAGCTGGTGTGGTGCGTAACAGATCCACGGAAATGGTGGAGGCTCTGTACCATATGAACAGG GCGTACTTGTCTCTTCCAGAGGGGACGGCATCAGTAGCTGGGCTAATAGCAATGATGACTGACCATTACTGCATTCTG GATGGGAGTGAAAGTGACCGAGAAAGTGATGATGCCCCAGGGGTATCTCAAAAGCTGGCAAAGCGTGCTCGCGGAAAATATCATGTTAATGGCTCAAGAGGAACGGATGCGGACGTTCCTGATTTGCTGAAGTTTCCACcactttcttcaaacaatgggtGTTTTTCTGTGAAGAAGAAGCGCACTAATG GCGGTCGACGTGCTGTTGGGAAAAGAACACCTCGCTATCCTGTTTCTCATGAACGCGAAAAGTTTGTTACACCCAATAAACGGGGTCTAAAGTCGGATTTAGATGCGCATGATGAAGAAGTTGCCCATGGGGCAGCATTAACACTGGCAGAGGCTTTGCAAAGAGGGGGTTCTCCTCAAGTTTCTCATACACCTAAGAGAAGATCTGAACACCTTAGACCCTCGTCTTCTCGGAAAAGTGAACGGAGGAGG CAACTTGATTGGGACAAGAGTAGCACTAAGCATCGCGGTATAACTGATGAGAACTATTTAGAGGATAGCTTAGGGAGCAGGGAAGCTGAAAATGGAGATTTTTACCGAAATTCTAGCTACATGATGGATGCCAGGGGTGTTGGTACAGTGGGTGTTcaaaaaaagggaaagaaatcTCTTGGCAGAAAACCAAAGGATATTGAAAACTGCCATCGTGATGAAGATAGGGAAGCATGTAGTGGCACAGAAGAAGGGCTTAATTTGAGTTATGTCAAAGAACAGGCTGAAGATGAGGTTACAGATTCAAGATATGTACGACctagaaagaaaaacaaagagttAAAAGAAGATG AAAAGCAAGCACTAGATGGTCTAACCTTCTTGGCTAATATGTCTCTGGAGCTTGAGCCAGCAGCTGTGGATGAATCTG AGTCATCAGTGCAGTTCAAGGAAGAAAGGGGAAGGGGAAGTCGTGGTAATGTTGATAACTTTAGCAGACATGAAACCTTTTCGACAATTCGTCAAAGGGATAAATCAAATTTCTCAGGGGTTAAAGAGAAGTCTCTACGTGAGGTTGAGGTAACTACCTTGAGAAGTGCTAGATCAATTAAAGGCTCGAGTTTTGACGTTAATTCTCTTACTGAAGAAAAGAAACCACCTTCACAGACTACCATCAAAGGACAAAAACTAAAACGCAAACATTTTGCAGCAAAA ATGCAGAGTCCAACAAATGAAAGTCATAGCGACTTGCTTCCAGATGAACGCCAACAAATCGAG GCCCTCGAAGAAAATGTAAAGAAATCTACTATGAAAGCTAAACgtgttgctgcagctgctgttatTTCTAAACAAGGGAAATCATTCAGACCTCCTGAACTTACTTCTTCAAGTACTGATCTAGTTAGACCAGGGACTGATGCAGCTTTATCAACTGAACAAGTTCCCACTCCAAACCAGGTTTTCCTACCAACTAAGCATGAAAGTAGACGTAAGATGAATCTACAGAAGTCATTGATCCGCAGGGTATCCAACTTTTCTGAGGATATGGGTAGTAAGCAACCTGGTAAACATACTTCTCAAGATGGCACACTCGATATTAAG GAAAAGCTTTCTCGTTGCCTGTCATCTCCGATGTTACGTAGATGGTGTGCTTTTGAATGGTTTTACAGTGCTATTGACTACCCTTGGTTTGCTAAAAAGGAGTTTGTAGAGTACCTAAATCATGTGGGATTGGGCCATGTTCCAAGGTTAACTCGAGTTGAGTGGGGTGTAATAAGGAG CTCACTTGGCAAGCCTCGAAGGTTATCACAACAATTCTTACGTGAAGAAAAGGAGAAACTTGAGCAGTACCGAGAATCTGTTAGAACACATTATACCGAATTGCGTAATGGTACAAGGGATGGACTTCCTACAGATTTGGCCCGACCTTTGTCAGTTGGACAGCGTGTTATTGCATGTCATCCCAGGACAAGAGAATTTCATGATGGAAGTGTATTAACAGTCGATCGTAATAGGTGTCGAATTCAGTTTGACCGGCCTGAGTTAGGAGTTGAGTTTGTTATG GATATTGACTGCATGCCTCTAAATGCATTTGAAAATATGCCTGAGGCACTTAGAAGGCAGAATATTGCTGCTGGTAGATTGTCTGAGAACTTAAGTGATCCTAAGTTGAATAATCAATCCAAAGATAGGACAACTGGAGGTTACAAGAGCATTGCCCCAAGTGCGAAGCTGGAGACAGCAGACGTTTCATCCCAATTAACGTCACCAATTTATCCTATGAACACTTTGATAAAGAAAGCAGAG GGAGATACGATCAGTGACATTGCTGAAGCTAAAGCTGCAGCAAATGAACTGAAGGCTGCATATATTCAACCATGTACTCTGGCTCAGATACAAGCAAGGGAAGCTGATATCCGAGCTCTTTCAGAGTTGAGTCGGGCTCTGGAGAAAAAG GAAGCATTGGTGTCGGAGCTTAGTCGTATGAACGACGAAGTACAGGAAAATCAAATAAATGGAGACAACTCTCTGAAGGATCACGATCCTTTTAAAAAACAATATGCCACGGTACTCATACAGCTCAAGGAAGCCAATGATCAG GTTTCCTCTGCTCTTATATATTTGAGAAAACGCAACACCTACCAAGGAAACTCCCCACCTTGGCAAACGTCAAAGCCAGGTTCAGGTGTGCCTGTTGGGCCATTCAATTCTATTGATGCCTCAGCTTTTCTCCCTCAAGAAGCAGCATCGCACGTGGTTGGAATTCTGGAAAGCTCGAGAGTGAAAGCGCAAACAATGGTAGACGTAGCTGTGCAG GCACTATTATCTTGTAAAGACGGAGAAGATGCTTTTGGAAGCATTGGAGACGCTTTAGATTCTGCAAGTACTCATCAGAATGGAACAGAAGTGAGATCCTTCACTTCAACAGATCTGATAAATGGTGGCAGTTTTCATTATCAAGATGCTGCTACAAATTCTCACATATCAAAGCCAGTAATGGCAGTTTATTCAAATGGTACGAAGCAGAACAACTCTACATTTGATGCCAATGAAGTACAAATCCCGAAGGACCTTATTTCCTCTTGCCTGGCCACTTTACTCATGGTTCAG ACATGTACGGAGAGACAATATCCACCAGCTGAAGTGGCTCAGATTCTAGACTCCGCCTTTACAAGTTTGCATCCTTGTTGTTCTCAAAACCTTCCGATTTATCAAGAGATTCGGTTGTGCATGGGTCTAGTCAAGAACCAAATATTGGCGCTTATACCAACCTAG
- the LOC113357512 gene encoding protein ALWAYS EARLY 2-like isoform X3 encodes MATRKSRSINNKRFGKLNEESPDKDGGSGGNKSRQRKRKLTDMLGPQWSKEELKRFYEAYRKYEKDWKKVAGVVRNRSTEMVEALYHMNRAYLSLPEGTASVAGLIAMMTDHYCILDGSESDRESDDAPGVSQKLAKRARGKYHVNGSRGTDADVPDLLKFPPLSSNNGCFSVKKKRTNGGRRAVGKRTPRYPVSHEREKFVTPNKRGLKSDLDAHDEEVAHGAALTLAEALQRGGSPQVSHTPKRRSEHLRPSSSRKSERRRQLDWDKSSTKHRGITDENYLEDSLGSREAENGDFYRNSSYMMDARGVGTVGVQKKGKKSLGRKPKDIENCHRDEDREACSGTEEGLNLSYVKEQAEDEVTDSRYVRPRKKNKELKEDEKQALDGLTFLANMSLELEPAAVDESESSVQFKEERGRGSRGNVDNFSRHETFSTIRQRDKSNFSGVKEKSLREVEVTTLRSARSIKGSSFDVNSLTEEKKPPSQTTIKGQKLKRKHFAAKMQSPTNESHSDLLPDERQQIEALEENVKKSTMKAKRVAAAAVISKQGKSFRPPELTSSSTDLVRPGTDAALSTEQVPTPNQVFLPTKHESRRKMNLQKSLIRRVSNFSEDMGSKQPGKHTSQDGTLDIKEKLSRCLSSPMLRRWCAFEWFYSAIDYPWFAKKEFVEYLNHVGLGHVPRLTRVEWGVIRSSLGKPRRLSQQFLREEKEKLEQYRESVRTHYTELRNGTRDGLPTDLARPLSVGQRVIACHPRTREFHDGSVLTVDRNRCRIQFDRPELGVEFVMDIDCMPLNAFENMPEALRRQNIAAGRLSENLSDPKLNNQSKDRTTGGYKSIAPSAKLETADVSSQLTSPIYPMNTLIKKAEGDTISDIAEAKAAANELKAAYIQPCTLAQIQAREADIRALSELSRALEKKEALVSELSRMNDEVQENQINGDNSLKDHDPFKKQYATVSSALIYLRKRNTYQGNSPPWQTSKPGSGVPVGPFNSIDASAFLPQEAASHVVGILESSRVKAQTMVDVAVQALLSCKDGEDAFGSIGDALDSASTHQNGTEVRSFTSTDLINGGSFHYQDAATNSHISKPVMAVYSNGTKQNNSTFDANEVQIPKDLISSCLATLLMVQTCTERQYPPAEVAQILDSAFTSLHPCCSQNLPIYQEIRLCMGLVKNQILALIPT; translated from the exons ATGGCGACAAGGAAATCCCGAAGTATAAACAATAAACGGTTTGGTAAGCTTAATGAGGAGTCTCCGGATAAAGATGGAGGCAGTGGAGGGAACAAAAGTAGACAAAGG AAGAGGAAACTAACTGACATGTTAGGACCCCAGTGGAGCAAGGAAGAGCTTAAACGCTTCTATGAAGCATATCGGAAGTATGAGAAAGACTGGAAAAAG GTAGCTGGTGTGGTGCGTAACAGATCCACGGAAATGGTGGAGGCTCTGTACCATATGAACAGG GCGTACTTGTCTCTTCCAGAGGGGACGGCATCAGTAGCTGGGCTAATAGCAATGATGACTGACCATTACTGCATTCTG GATGGGAGTGAAAGTGACCGAGAAAGTGATGATGCCCCAGGGGTATCTCAAAAGCTGGCAAAGCGTGCTCGCGGAAAATATCATGTTAATGGCTCAAGAGGAACGGATGCGGACGTTCCTGATTTGCTGAAGTTTCCACcactttcttcaaacaatgggtGTTTTTCTGTGAAGAAGAAGCGCACTAATG GCGGTCGACGTGCTGTTGGGAAAAGAACACCTCGCTATCCTGTTTCTCATGAACGCGAAAAGTTTGTTACACCCAATAAACGGGGTCTAAAGTCGGATTTAGATGCGCATGATGAAGAAGTTGCCCATGGGGCAGCATTAACACTGGCAGAGGCTTTGCAAAGAGGGGGTTCTCCTCAAGTTTCTCATACACCTAAGAGAAGATCTGAACACCTTAGACCCTCGTCTTCTCGGAAAAGTGAACGGAGGAGG CAACTTGATTGGGACAAGAGTAGCACTAAGCATCGCGGTATAACTGATGAGAACTATTTAGAGGATAGCTTAGGGAGCAGGGAAGCTGAAAATGGAGATTTTTACCGAAATTCTAGCTACATGATGGATGCCAGGGGTGTTGGTACAGTGGGTGTTcaaaaaaagggaaagaaatcTCTTGGCAGAAAACCAAAGGATATTGAAAACTGCCATCGTGATGAAGATAGGGAAGCATGTAGTGGCACAGAAGAAGGGCTTAATTTGAGTTATGTCAAAGAACAGGCTGAAGATGAGGTTACAGATTCAAGATATGTACGACctagaaagaaaaacaaagagttAAAAGAAGATG AAAAGCAAGCACTAGATGGTCTAACCTTCTTGGCTAATATGTCTCTGGAGCTTGAGCCAGCAGCTGTGGATGAATCTG AGTCATCAGTGCAGTTCAAGGAAGAAAGGGGAAGGGGAAGTCGTGGTAATGTTGATAACTTTAGCAGACATGAAACCTTTTCGACAATTCGTCAAAGGGATAAATCAAATTTCTCAGGGGTTAAAGAGAAGTCTCTACGTGAGGTTGAGGTAACTACCTTGAGAAGTGCTAGATCAATTAAAGGCTCGAGTTTTGACGTTAATTCTCTTACTGAAGAAAAGAAACCACCTTCACAGACTACCATCAAAGGACAAAAACTAAAACGCAAACATTTTGCAGCAAAA ATGCAGAGTCCAACAAATGAAAGTCATAGCGACTTGCTTCCAGATGAACGCCAACAAATCGAG GCCCTCGAAGAAAATGTAAAGAAATCTACTATGAAAGCTAAACgtgttgctgcagctgctgttatTTCTAAACAAGGGAAATCATTCAGACCTCCTGAACTTACTTCTTCAAGTACTGATCTAGTTAGACCAGGGACTGATGCAGCTTTATCAACTGAACAAGTTCCCACTCCAAACCAGGTTTTCCTACCAACTAAGCATGAAAGTAGACGTAAGATGAATCTACAGAAGTCATTGATCCGCAGGGTATCCAACTTTTCTGAGGATATGGGTAGTAAGCAACCTGGTAAACATACTTCTCAAGATGGCACACTCGATATTAAG GAAAAGCTTTCTCGTTGCCTGTCATCTCCGATGTTACGTAGATGGTGTGCTTTTGAATGGTTTTACAGTGCTATTGACTACCCTTGGTTTGCTAAAAAGGAGTTTGTAGAGTACCTAAATCATGTGGGATTGGGCCATGTTCCAAGGTTAACTCGAGTTGAGTGGGGTGTAATAAGGAG CTCACTTGGCAAGCCTCGAAGGTTATCACAACAATTCTTACGTGAAGAAAAGGAGAAACTTGAGCAGTACCGAGAATCTGTTAGAACACATTATACCGAATTGCGTAATGGTACAAGGGATGGACTTCCTACAGATTTGGCCCGACCTTTGTCAGTTGGACAGCGTGTTATTGCATGTCATCCCAGGACAAGAGAATTTCATGATGGAAGTGTATTAACAGTCGATCGTAATAGGTGTCGAATTCAGTTTGACCGGCCTGAGTTAGGAGTTGAGTTTGTTATG GATATTGACTGCATGCCTCTAAATGCATTTGAAAATATGCCTGAGGCACTTAGAAGGCAGAATATTGCTGCTGGTAGATTGTCTGAGAACTTAAGTGATCCTAAGTTGAATAATCAATCCAAAGATAGGACAACTGGAGGTTACAAGAGCATTGCCCCAAGTGCGAAGCTGGAGACAGCAGACGTTTCATCCCAATTAACGTCACCAATTTATCCTATGAACACTTTGATAAAGAAAGCAGAG GGAGATACGATCAGTGACATTGCTGAAGCTAAAGCTGCAGCAAATGAACTGAAGGCTGCATATATTCAACCATGTACTCTGGCTCAGATACAAGCAAGGGAAGCTGATATCCGAGCTCTTTCAGAGTTGAGTCGGGCTCTGGAGAAAAAG GAAGCATTGGTGTCGGAGCTTAGTCGTATGAACGACGAAGTACAGGAAAATCAAATAAATGGAGACAACTCTCTGAAGGATCACGATCCTTTTAAAAAACAATATGCCACG GTTTCCTCTGCTCTTATATATTTGAGAAAACGCAACACCTACCAAGGAAACTCCCCACCTTGGCAAACGTCAAAGCCAGGTTCAGGTGTGCCTGTTGGGCCATTCAATTCTATTGATGCCTCAGCTTTTCTCCCTCAAGAAGCAGCATCGCACGTGGTTGGAATTCTGGAAAGCTCGAGAGTGAAAGCGCAAACAATGGTAGACGTAGCTGTGCAG GCACTATTATCTTGTAAAGACGGAGAAGATGCTTTTGGAAGCATTGGAGACGCTTTAGATTCTGCAAGTACTCATCAGAATGGAACAGAAGTGAGATCCTTCACTTCAACAGATCTGATAAATGGTGGCAGTTTTCATTATCAAGATGCTGCTACAAATTCTCACATATCAAAGCCAGTAATGGCAGTTTATTCAAATGGTACGAAGCAGAACAACTCTACATTTGATGCCAATGAAGTACAAATCCCGAAGGACCTTATTTCCTCTTGCCTGGCCACTTTACTCATGGTTCAG ACATGTACGGAGAGACAATATCCACCAGCTGAAGTGGCTCAGATTCTAGACTCCGCCTTTACAAGTTTGCATCCTTGTTGTTCTCAAAACCTTCCGATTTATCAAGAGATTCGGTTGTGCATGGGTCTAGTCAAGAACCAAATATTGGCGCTTATACCAACCTAG